The following nucleotide sequence is from Planctomycetia bacterium.
CTCCCTTCTGGATAACGATATTCCCGAAGAAGTTGTCGGCACCGAATACTTCATCCATTACCGCCCGAACACGATGCACGTTTTCATCGCCGATCTGTACGAAGATCGAGCCGGTATCGGTGAGAAGATCGCGAGCTACGGTGAGACGATCACGGAGATAGGTTAGGTAACTGTGAATGCCGTCGCGCCATGTGTCGCGAAATGCTTTCACCTGCTCCGGCTCACGCGTAATGTGTGCGGCATTACCGTCCTTCACGTCACGGCTCGTGGTGCTCCATTGGAAGTTGCTGTTGAACTTGATGCCGTACGGCGGATCGAAGTAGATGCATTGCACCTTTCCCCGTAGCCCTTCACGCTCGGCGAGGCTCGCCATTACCTGCAGCGAGTCGCCGAGGATCATTCGGTTCGTCCAGTTCTGATCGTGCTGGTAGAACTCGGTCTTGGCGTCTCCCTCGGGCACGCCGTTGAAGTCGCCGAACAGGTCGAGTTGGTGACCGCGGCCCGAGGCTCGAGCGGTTGCATCCTTGGCGACCTGCGACTGCCGCAAGAGGTCGTCAACGAGCACCTTCGGATGAACCTTCTCTTGGATGTAGAGGGGCGGAGCATGGACGACGAGGTCGCTCCAATCCTGCTCGTCCTTACCGCGCCAAACGAGCTGCGGATCAAGATCGACGTTGCGCGGGTACCGCACCGGCACCGGCCGCTGCTGCTCTTGCTTCACGACCGACTGATACTCGGCCGTCGGAATGTTCTTCCGCTTATCGACGTCGTGCGTGATCGTCTCGACGGTCTTAGCCGGCGCGCCAGCCTTTGCTGCTTTCTTCGCCATGTCGTTGATACTGCGTTGGTTCTAGCCTTCTAGGGCGTCGGGATTCTTGAGAGACTTCTTGTCTTCGGAAGCGAGTCGTCGCTCTACCTTCTTCACGTCTTCCGACGGCGGAAGACTCTCGGGCCTGATGCCGCGTTCCAAGAGGGTCTTTCGGACGGCCTCGTTGTTGGTGATGTGTTCGCGCGAGATTTGACCCTCCGACGGGGACGCGCGGAAGCTTGACGATGCCGCACTCGATCGCGTCCATCAGCGAGAAGTCGCTCATGGTCCAAGGGAACAAGGTTCCCTCGGCGTAGTTCGAGCCGCGGAGAAAGAACGGCGTGGCCGACAGGTCGATCACGCGGAGCAGACCGAGCTTCCGTTGAACTGATTCGAGTCCCGAGATCCACAACCGCGCAGCTTCGTTGTTCCCTTCCGCTTCGAGTCGCTCTTCTCCTTTGAGCTCTTCTTCGTCGTCCTCCTTCGGCTTCTCGCGATAGCAGTGGTGGGCCTCGTCGTTCAACGCGAGAATGTTCTTCATGCCCATCAAGTCGGGCATGACGCGCTGGAGCATTTGGCCTTCGGTTTCGAGAGTCTTCAGTTCTTCGCCAAGCCGGCCTTGAAGCAACTGACGGCCACCTTTCGAGAGCTCGATCCGCTCGCGAAGTTTGAAAGCGTGGTAGTTCGTAATGACGATCTTGGCGCGATTGACGTCGTCGAGCATGTCTTGCGGCACGAGCTCGCGCGACGAATAGTAACTGTCCGGATCGTTCGGCTGCAGGACTCGCAGCCGGTCTTTGATCGTGAGCCCCGGCGCAACGATGAGGAAGCCGCGGGTGAAGTTCTTGCTCCCGGGCCGACGGACGGCGTTGATCGTTTGCCAAGCGATGAGCATCGCCATGACGGTCGTCTTGCCGGATCCGGTGGCCAGCTTGAGGGCCAGCCGCATTAGCTCGGGGTTAGCTTCCTTGTTGGCACGAGCAAGGTGGTCTAGCAGACGCTTGCCGGATTCGGAATGACGCGCCACCTCGGTGAGCCAGATCGCCGTC
It contains:
- a CDS encoding site-specific DNA-methyltransferase, giving the protein MAKKAAKAGAPAKTVETITHDVDKRKNIPTAEYQSVVKQEQQRPVPVRYPRNVDLDPQLVWRGKDEQDWSDLVVHAPPLYIQEKVHPKVLVDDLLRQSQVAKDATARASGRGHQLDLFGDFNGVPEGDAKTEFYQHDQNWTNRMILGDSLQVMASLAEREGLRGKVQCIYFDPPYGIKFNSNFQWSTTSRDVKDGNAAHITREPEQVKAFRDTWRDGIHSYLTYLRDRLTVARDLLTDTGSIFVQIGDENVHRVRAVMDEVFGADNFFGNIVIQKGGGLGSSGLKRTTDYILWFAKNLETMKYRQLYLPKVLGEGEGTGGRYDQLESPDGKTIRQVSAEERAELRPQSRSRDKRTKCSMTSATEKKGLLP